A segment of the Manis javanica isolate MJ-LG chromosome 10, MJ_LKY, whole genome shotgun sequence genome:
GGGTAATTCATGGCTAGGTGTTTTCTGGGCTTTATGAAGTCAcacaaaagattaaaaaagacGATTCTTACATACAGTGCATCACAAAACTCCAGTAAGACTATAAatgtaaaagtttttattttatacactttGAATGTCTAAGATCTATAACTATGCCTGATCCAAACAGCCTTAAGTGTGGAGTAAATCTGTACTGAAGCTTTTGAGAAAGGAGGGATACCTTTAGAGGCTATCAGAAAACCTAGATAAGAATGAACTATAGTGTGCTGAAAGATAGATGAAGTGTGGCTCACATCAAAGCACCAAGAACTTCCCTTTTGAAGTGGGGAATACTTGGCAGATATACAACATTTCCACTGGCTTTTAACTTCAGTAGGAAGAATGGCCCATATTGTAAATGTAGAGTTATTTAACTGATAAAGCAGAAGTCACATCAAAAATATGTAATCTGTGCTTAACATTCAAAAGCAGagagtttcctccctcctcatttatttaatttctttggttttggtttttaaagcgtggattcttttatttcttgcttaAGGAAAGAATACACTTGTTGAGAAGGTATCAGCCAAGACCATGTCATGTAATTCTCAACAATCAGGTGGGGAAGGCTGATGTCAAGATCTAGCAGAGCCATAGTTCAGAGGAATTCTCCTAAGTGGTACACACACAGTTTTCTTTTCAATGCGTATCAGGAGTACTGCATTTTTATTAACTCTTAGATGCCCTCTTACCAGCACAGCTCTACTCTTTGTTGTAGCAATTTAGCCTACCCTTTGGCTAAATGAGTCTTACGGTCTTCCACAAAAAGTATATCACGATCTCCAGGAGCTTTCCTGAACGGTTTTGAGATATGGACATTCAGGTTACTGTGTAAATGAGTAAGTCTTAGTTTTCTTTGCAACAGAGCTTcagaatcccacttggtcatctgACTGGTCAAGAAATAAGATGCTAGTTGCAGTCTGCAACATACTTGCAAACCCTTTTCTGGGTAGTTGGCTTCAAAGGAGTTGCTTGCTCTGCTGCTACTGTTCTTGCTTTACTAGGATGGACCTCAGAGGTGCCTCTCTTGGCCATGCTCCTCTGTGGACTCATCTGCCCACTTACCATGAGACATTGGAAAGAGCAGGGGTGCAGCATCTAGTTCTGTCCCTGTCCCTAATTTGCTGGGTCATCTTGGACTAGTTGTTTGTCATCTCCCCCCCACAAAAATCTGCTTCTCCTTTTCCATGAATGCCTCAGTGAATGGCAGCTGTGGTAGGCTGGATAATGGACCTCAAAGAGTATTCATTTGGCGGttgcaaataaattttagcaagtaggcaAATTCACAGACACAAAATCCACAAATAAAGATCAACTGTACCTTCATTTGGCATCATAGGTGCTCCAGGTCCCCTCATTATCAGGAGGATGGGAGCAGGGATGTAGACCAATTACAGAAAATGAAGAATCCACaatttttaataagtttttgACTCTTcctattatttagaaatatacagttaatgtattttctataattaacatatataaaaataatatattctagcagctccatgaggacaagggtttttatgttttgttaatGTACACCATCAGCAGCTAGAGCAGCACagtacatagtagatgctcaacaaattggtatttgttgagtgaattaagTAAGGAAAATCACATTCAAACCAATACACACGGATTCAACCACTGCTGTATAATTGAGCTATGACAGTTACAATTCCACAATTTTTATAACTTGACAAACGTGAAGGGGGAGAAACAAAACCTGTTTTCTAGCTCTTTGGAGAGGTCTGGGGTGAAGGAATCAGAATTCAATAATAGGCTTTTCTCAGCTGAACTAAGGACAGAGGATAGATGGTAAGACTCAACTCCCTGGCTGACTAGTACCTTTAGACAGGTAAGGAAACTTTGTTTTACAgccacagggagaagaaagcatcaGCAGCTGGGTAAGGTTTCAAATCTGTGCTGGGAAAGCAGCTGGCTTCCTGTGGGATGTGGGCAAGTCCCGATGAAGGCTGGTCAGGTAATAATTGACATCTCCTCCCGGTCTCTGCTCTCAGATACTGAGTTGactatgttttttaaatactttatgaaTTCCATCCTGATCTCTTCGGGGTCATCCTCAAGGTGTGAGTGCACCAGCTTCAGCTTGTTCAAGGGTGGcgcttaaaaaggaaaataatgtaatttaGGCGTGAACTTTTTAACGAGGGGCCATTTCTAGCTCTAAATGATCTGAGTCTTATGGCAGCCAATTCATTTGACTTCTCTAAAGTCCAAAAATAAAGTTGTGTATTGCCTGACATAATGGAGCATAGAGAGGTTTCAACACATTGCCACCTGGCAACAGTATAACGACTCTATAAGCCCCTTCCCACTTCCAGATCCTCTGTTTTCACCCCAGAAAGGAAGAGATTTATCAATATTGTGAATCATTTCTGATGATCGCTTTGTCACCTCTGTGATGGTGAGTATTAAATGCAAACTGGAGTTTTTCTTGAGAAAAGGCTGGTCAGGAAAGAGTGTTCTTAGTGGTACCCATGAGTGGCTAAAACCAGGCTTTTCCCCTTGTTAGTGTCTGCCTGCTTTTAAAGTGTCTGCATCTTGGCCTGGATGGTACGGCAGACCTTCCAACCTGGCAATTCTGATTTACACAGTGACTtaaattgtgattttaaaaattctaatttaacGTCTaggacacagtaggtgctcaataactgCACAGGGCTGCTGGTTTCAAAGACATAGAGCAATATACAAATTGGCCCAGAACATCCAAGCCAAAAGCCAACAGCAGAATGCCAGCCTCCTTACCCAAAGACACGTTTCCTTTAACGCTTCCAGAGCCTGGTTTGTGGTGTGCGATTAACAGACACTGGGTGTCCTGTAAGAACTGCTGCTGGACAAAGCAGGAATACCACATCTCGATTTCCTTCAGGTGGCTCGGGATGTCAGCATTGAAGATGATCACCACTCCGTGGGAATCCTTCATTAGGGCTGGCCAGCAAGACTCGAACCTACAAGGCAAAAGGGGCTTCTAGAGTGAATCTTAGGTGGTTCTGGGTTTCTCACTGTGGACTTTAGAAATAATCTCTAAGTATTAATAATTGATGGGTGACTTCCCATTGTATCAGAACCTGATCGCTAAGGTTTCAAGAGCAATGCATGTCATCAAATAATTGATCAAGCCCCTCATAAATGCTCATAAGAATGCTAGGCCGAGTCCAAGGTGCCTGGCAGGCAGCTGAGCTTTGAATCATTTGATGAAGCAAACCTGCTTCAAAGGAAACGTACTTTGGATCGCCACCACAATCCCACAGCTCAAATTCACACCCCGTGCCTTTGTTGCTGCTGGTAACGTGTGGGTTCTCAAATTCCAGGAtcctaaaaacagaaacagtggCATCTGTACTCCGGATACAGCCTTTTGGAAGGCTACCATCACCAAAGGTACAGGGTGGGTGGCAGACCAGGACTCTCCGGGGGACAGTTCTGCAGGGCTCACCTCACTCCTTGGGTTGGGTTGTATTCGGCGATGTTAGAAGATTCTGTCAGGAAGTTGGCCAAAACAGTTTTTCCACTCTGTGAAgatgaagataataaaaaatcTTTGCTGAAGAGCCAAGAAGTAAACCATACGCGAGCCTCCAACAGCTAGCTCGGAACCGGGTACAATGACAGAGTACAGGTCACCCAAGATCACCCAGGCGGAGGGCTCTCTCTGGTGGGGTGGGCCTCACCGCCTTGCTCTACGTGGCAGGCACAGCCCCGCCTGGGACCCAGGAAGCAAGGGGTTCCAGTGCTGGCTCTGCCACGGGGTGACATTACCCACTGATTTCCCTGGCTGGCTCTCAGGTAACTTATCTGAGAACAGGAAAAAATTTAACAGAGGGCTTTCTCCTTTCTGCATCTTCAAGATGTCTGTCCTCAGTCTGTCACAGAcatgaggcccagaaaggggaagagagttcctcaaggtcacacagaagtTCAAAGTCAGAGCTGGGGCCCAGGTCTGGGGTCTCCTGGCTGGCTGTGCCACACTCTCACATAGGGCTGTTTCTCCTTCTAGACAATACAAGCATGACATATTCCTATTTaaggaaattaacaaaacagcTCACCTGGTCCCTCCACCCAAAGTATCCACCTGTGTCTGTTCCACCCCCTACCCCAAAGGTGCCAACCATGATCTGTTTTTCAGATCTTTTCTGTATATTGGcaccattcatttaacaaatactgtaCATGCTTGGACAtaagtttttttcttctgcaaattatttcttagaagaaaggaaatctcTTACACTTGAGTCCTTATCAAAAACTATGCTCTGCTCTATCTCTGTCTTGAGCAATGGCTTGACTAGAATGACCTCACTCATAGCCAGTTTGGGAGACTTGCAGAAGTTATGTGGCAAGATCAGAAAAGGAGAGTGGGGGGACAAGACTTAACagtgttttaataatttttcctaAGGATGTGGCCTCATACCTTGAATGTCACTTAAAACTAACAGTAAGTGGCTATGCTTGCATAGATCATGAATACTTATCTATAGGATGGACAAATAAAGCAAAGAGCCTGACCAAAGAGCCTGATGTTATAAGAATGATTCTTTGGACTGGAATACATTTCCAGGAAGAGGGTCAGACACAGATTCAAAAAGTGCTGCGCTCAGATGATATGCTTTGTTATGGGGCTCAGAAAGTGGCTCTATTAGTCGTGAAGATGACTCGGGTGTCAAAGGTGAGGGGCCTTGTCATGAAATGCAAGAACTGAGTAATACA
Coding sequences within it:
- the IFT22 gene encoding intraflagellar transport protein 22 homolog isoform X1; the encoded protein is MLKAKILFVGPCESGKTVLANFLTESSNIAEYNPTQGVRILEFENPHVTSSNKGTGCEFELWDCGGDPKFESCWPALMKDSHGVVIIFNADIPSHLKEIEMWYSCFVQQQFLQDTQCLLIAHHKPGSGSVKGNVSLAPPLNKLKLVHSHLEDDPEEIRMEFIKYLKNIVNSVSESRDREEMSIIT
- the IFT22 gene encoding intraflagellar transport protein 22 homolog isoform X2, with the translated sequence MLKAKILFVGPCESGKTVLANFLTESSNIAEYNPTQGVRFESCWPALMKDSHGVVIIFNADIPSHLKEIEMWYSCFVQQQFLQDTQCLLIAHHKPGSGSVKGNVSLAPPLNKLKLVHSHLEDDPEEIRMEFIKYLKNIVNSVSESRDREEMSIIT